From the genome of Nicotiana sylvestris chromosome 2, ASM39365v2, whole genome shotgun sequence, one region includes:
- the LOC104249106 gene encoding cytochrome P450 87A3-like — MWLSLLAVALIVVGFTHWVYRWRNPKCKGLLPPGSMGLPIIGESIEYFSSHPLEGIPPFIQKRTARYGKLFKTSLVGHPVVLSTDPEVNYYVFQQEEVLFQCWYTKSAIELTGKDGFLDNKGTVHKYLRNLVLSLVGPDKLKHNHISEIDLNIRKHLHRWAGQGDVDVKEAPEIMLITFMAEKILGCNEEKALELREQYRAFMGGFVCFPINLPGTAYHASLQGRKNAMKMIKDIVKERKTSKEKRKKQDFLDHLLYEVDKETILTEENALNTIFAVLFAAFETTSAAIALGLKFLNDHPQVLPQLMEEHENIVKNREDKEAAISWAEYKSMTFTHKVVNEIVRLANIVPGIFRKVLKDVKIKGFTIPAGWIVVVCPPSVHLDSNNYEDPYVFNPWRWKEEELHSASKKFMAFGGGLRLCAGADLAKLQISIFLHYLVTKYRWRMKKEGNIVRTPGLYFVDGLHIHISERNKEDDKNQCIS, encoded by the exons ATGTGGCTTAGTTTACTGGCAGTAGCATTAATAGTTGTAGGATTCACTCATTGGGTGTATAGATGGAGAAATCCCAAATGCAAAGGGTTATTGCCTCCTGGCTCTATGGGTCTGCCTATTATTGGCGAATCCATTGAGTACTTCTCTTCACATCCTTTGGAAGGAATCCCACCTTTTATTCAGAAAAGAACTGCAAG ATATGGGAAGCTATTTAAGACTAGTTTAGTTGGGCATCCAGTGGTTTTATCTACTGATCCTGAAGTCAATTACTATGTCTTCCAACAAGAAGAAGTGTTGTTCCAATGTTGGTACACAAAGAGTGCTATTGAACTCACTGGAAAAGATGGCTTTCTTGACAACAAAGGGACTGTTCATAAGTACCTTAGGAACTTAGTTCTCAGTCTCGTTGGCCCTGATAAGCTAAAACATAACCATATATCTGAAATTGACCTAAACATTCGTAAACACTTGCATCGATGGGCTGGCCAGGGCGATGTTGACGTCAAAGAAGCGCCTGAAATT ATGCTAATCACATTTATGGCGGAAAAGATCCTGGGATGTAATGAAGAAAAAGCATTGGAATTGAGAGAGCAGTACAGAGCTTTTATGGGTGGCTTTGTCTGTTTTCCCATTAATCTCCCTGGTACAGCTTATCATGCCTCTTTACAG GGGCGTAAAAATGCCATGAAGATGATCAAAGATATAGTGAAGGAGAGAAAAACATCAAAGGAAAAACGAAAGAAACAAGATTTCTTGGATCACCTCCTTTATGAAGTAGACAAAGAAACAATTCTAACCGAGGAAAATGCCCTGAACACTATCTTTGCAGTCTTGTTTGCTGCATTTGAAACAACATCTGCTGCCATTGCCTTAGGTCTTAAGTTTCTCAATGATCATCCTCAGGTGTTGCCACAACTTATG GAAGAACACGAGAACATTGTTAAAAACCGAGAGGACAAAGAGGCCGCGATTTCATGGGCAGAATACAAGTCAATGACATTCACACATAAG GTTGTGAATGAAATAGTAAGGCTAGCCAATATCGTGCCAGGAATTTTCAGAAAAGTACTGAAAGATGTCAAAATAAAAG GATTTACAATTCCAGCAGGTTGGATAGTGGTAGTATGTCCACCATCAGTTCATCTTGATTCTAATAACTATGAGGATCCCTATGTCTTCAATCCATGGCGTTGGAAG GAGGAAGAACTACATAGTGCATCCAAGAAATTCATGGCATTTGGTGGGGGTCTCAGACTATGTGCTGGTGCTGATCTTGCCAAGCTGCAAATATCCATTTTTCTCCATTATTTAGTCACCAAGTACAG gtggagaatgaaaaaagaagggAACATTGTGCGGACACCGGGTTTGTACTTCGTGGACGGATTACATATCCACATCtctgaaagaaataaagaagatgATAAAAACCAGTGCATTAGCTAG
- the LOC104249107 gene encoding protein MID1-COMPLEMENTING ACTIVITY 1-like, whose translation MASWEHFGEIANVAQLTGIDAVRLIGMIVKAATTARMHKKNCRQFAQHLKLIGNLLEQLKITELKRYPETREPLEQLEDALRRSYILVKSCQDRSYLYLLAMGWNIVYQFRRAQNEIDQYLKIIPLITLVDNARVRERLEFIERDQHEYTLEAEDMKVQEVIMKPEPSKDDTIILTKNLSCSYPRVPINEAIKKENEKLQLELQRSQANLDVGQCEFIQHLLDVTEVVATNSLSLKSSPIKPPKKLDESYSNVDSYTDHYVESYAKNDEKQATSRNTSSVSSKHELLSSKGSHRYEEWHSDLLGCCSEPLLCIKTVFFPCGTFSKVASVAADRHISSAEACNELMAYSLILSCCCYTCCIRRKLRKKLNIMGGFVDDFLSHLMCCCCALVQEWREVEIRGTHGLEKTKVRPPTSQLMES comes from the exons ATGGCTTCATGGGAACATTTTGGGGAAATTGCAAATGTCGCCCAGCTTACTGGCATAGATGCGGTGAGGCTAATTGGGATGATTGTGAAAGCTGCTACCACAGCCCGGATGCACAAGAAGAATTGCAGGCAGTTTGCACAGCATCTCAAATTAATTGGAAATTTATTGGAGCAGCTCAAGATTACTGAACTTAAGAGGTATCCGGAAACCCGAGAGCCATTGGAACAACTTGAAGATGCATTAAGGAGGTCTTATATATTGGTCAAGAGCTGCCAGGACAGGAGCTATCTTTATCTGTTGGCTATGGGGTGGAACATTGTCTACCAGTTTCGTAGGGCTCAGAATGAGATTGACCAATATTTGAAGATTATTCCTCTTATCACTCTGGTGGATAATGCTCGAGTCAGG GAGAGGTTGGAATTTATTGAAAGGGACCAGCATGAATACACATTGGAGGCTGAGGACATGAAGGTGCAAGAAGTGATTATGAAACCAGAGCCTTCTAAAGATGATACCATTATATTAACGAAGAACCTTTCTTGTTCCTACCCAAGAGTACCTATCAATGaggcaattaaaaaagaaaatgaaaagctgCAACTAGAATTGCAACGCTCACAAGCTAATTTAGATGTAGGTCAGTGTGAATTCATTCAGCATCTTCTGGATGTCACAGAGGTTGTTGCCACAAACTCTCTATCATTGAAGAGTTCACCTATCAAGCCTCCCAAAAAGTTGGATGAAAGTTACTCAAATGTTGATAGTTACACGGACCATTACGTTGAAAGTTATGCAAAAAATGATGAGAAACAGGCAACTTCAAG AAACACTTCATCAGTTTCGTCCAAACATGAACTGCTGTCTTCAAAGGGTTCACATCGATATGAAGAGTGGCATTCAGATCTGCTCGGCTGCTGTTCAGAACCTCTCTTGT GTATTAAAACCGTTTTCTTTCCTTGTGGTACATTTTCTAAAGTTGCCAGTGTTGCTGCAGACAGGCATATAT CTTCAGCGGAAGCTTGTAATGAATTAATGGCTTATTCTTTGATACTATCCTGCTGTTGTTACACATGTTGCATCAGAAGGAAGCTTCGGAAAAAGCTAAACATCATG gGAGGCTTTGTTGATGATTTTCTTTCTCATTTAATGTGTTGTTGCTGTGCTCTTGTCCAAGAATGGCGCGAAGTGGAGATACGTGGGACTCATG GTTTAGAGAAGACAAAAGTGAGGCCTCCAACCTCTCAGTTAATGGAATCCTGA
- the LOC138885082 gene encoding uncharacterized protein produces MFDPSLYELWDRCNVIVLAWIMNTVAPNLLSFVIYASNAHKVWEDLRERFDKVNASRSFYLHKKIEKLTQGLLSVSEYFSKLRVLWNEYEALVPHLSCGCPESKQNAEHYQIGKLYQFLTGLNDTFDNAKDQILMTRPVPNIN; encoded by the coding sequence ATGTTTGATCCTAGCTTATACGAGCTTTGGGATAGGTGTAATGTTATTGTATTGGCTTGGATAATGAATACTGTGGCTCCAAATCTGCTTAGTTTTGTGATATACGCCTCTAATGCTCACAAGGTTTGGGAAGATCTTCGTGAGAGATTTGATAAAGTCAATGCATCTAGATCCTTTTACTTACACaagaaaattgaaaaactaaCACAAGGTTTATTATCTGTGTCTGAATATTTTTCAAAACTGAGAGTGTTGTGGAATGAATATGAGGCTTTAGTTCCTCATCTTTCGTGTGGTTGTCCAGAATCTAAGCAAAATGCAGAACATTATCAAATTGGGAAGTTGTATCAATTTCTTACTGGCCTAAATGATACCTTTGATAATGCCAAAGATCAGATCCTCATGACTAGACCAGTACCTAATATAAACTAG